In Tenuifilum sp. 4138str, a single window of DNA contains:
- the arcC gene encoding carbamate kinase: protein MSKLAVVALGGNALLRGNQVGTIDEQEQNTTDTLENLVYLIKEGYNLVISHGNGPQVGNILMRNDAGEQLYGIPQMPLDICVADSQGGIGYMIERMLRNVLRKHGIDREVCCLVTPVIVDHDDPAFTNPTKRVGRIYDKAQADALAAEKGWIFKEEVKDTGSGWRRVVPSPKPKGILNIKVIDQLVRQGIIVIASGGGGVPVYIDEEKNVRPAEAVIDKDLASALMAAEIKADEFYILTDVPFVYLNYKKPNEQKLEFLNYADTMKYLEQGMFGEGNMAPKIKACLDFIKRGGKMSVITEATKLEDMSYGTKITMEYED from the coding sequence ATGAGCAAATTAGCAGTTGTAGCATTAGGCGGAAACGCCCTCTTGCGTGGAAATCAGGTGGGTACCATCGATGAGCAAGAACAGAATACCACCGATACCCTTGAGAATCTAGTTTACTTAATAAAGGAAGGGTATAACCTTGTAATCAGCCATGGGAACGGCCCACAGGTTGGAAATATCCTCATGCGAAACGATGCTGGCGAGCAGCTCTATGGCATTCCTCAGATGCCACTTGATATATGCGTTGCCGATTCGCAGGGGGGGATTGGTTACATGATTGAGCGCATGCTTAGGAATGTATTGCGCAAACATGGTATCGACCGTGAAGTTTGTTGCCTGGTAACACCGGTAATCGTTGATCACGACGACCCTGCATTTACCAACCCCACAAAGCGTGTAGGTCGTATTTACGACAAGGCTCAAGCCGACGCTCTGGCTGCTGAAAAGGGTTGGATATTTAAGGAAGAGGTTAAGGATACAGGAAGCGGTTGGCGCAGGGTAGTTCCCTCACCTAAGCCCAAAGGGATTCTAAACATCAAGGTAATCGATCAACTTGTTCGTCAGGGTATTATTGTTATAGCCTCGGGCGGTGGCGGTGTACCGGTTTATATTGACGAGGAGAAGAACGTTAGACCAGCCGAAGCGGTAATTGATAAGGATCTGGCATCGGCGCTTATGGCAGCCGAAATTAAAGCCGATGAATTTTACATCCTAACCGATGTTCCATTCGTGTATCTTAACTACAAAAAGCCGAACGAGCAAAAACTTGAGTTCCTCAACTATGCCGATACCATGAAATACCTTGAACAGGGCATGTTTGGTGAGGGTAACATGGCTCCAAAAATTAAAGCATGTTTGGACTTTATAAAGCGCGGTGGCAAAATGAGCGTGATTACCGAAGCCACCAAGCTTGAGGATATGTCATATGGTACCAAAATTACAATGGAGTACGAAGACTAA
- a CDS encoding FtsK/SpoIIIE family DNA translocase, with amino-acid sequence MARKDKGTDVEDSDSKDVTNDSLFKDERIRFTLGLFLILLGFYIFLSFLSFLFTWKVDQSIEWVSIFSSTEQKIGNWGGKLGASLSNQFINHWFGITALAFPLIFMVLGLKLLKFIRGRVTKFIFKVLLGILVGSLTLGFLFKELGGYLGSGLGGAHGLFVSEWLSTVIGKVGAAFLVLIALIAYIIYVMPKSLYHFQSGTFFLFSSLKNFVVKGKQKESQSEKHGEDEVKQAAAVVVPVDISDQRIKEKVDDFDDTAEIDDFDGELDLDIKDEYDDKETKTVTESTIEDNFTIERNEEKELAISDINEQELYDPTLELSNYQKPLIELLEDYKNTESPVTNEMLVENKNKIVETLSHYKIQIDKIKATIGPTVTLYEIVPAPGVRISKIKSLEDDIALSLSALGIRIIAPIPGKGTIGIEVPNQNPEIVSMHSIIKSQKFQECKYDLAIALGKTISNEIFMLDLTKLPHLLVAGATGQGKSVGLNAIITSLLYKKHPAEIKFVLVDPKMVELTLYNKLERHFLAKLPDSPEAIITDTQKVIYTLNSLSVEMEDRYKLLNLAKVRTIKEYNQKFVARRLNPNNGHRYLPYIVVIIDEFADLIMTAGREIEMPLGRLAQKARAIGIHLIIATQRPSTNIITGVIKANFPARIAFRVSSMVDSRTILDTPGANNLIGRGDMLVSAGSDLVRVQCAFVDIPEIERITDFIGNQPGYPNAYELPEYVPEGQDGPVDVDLRRRDELFEDAARLVVQTQSGSTSLIQRKFSIGYNRAGRIMDQLEAAGIVGPADGGKPRQVLIVDEVSLERILNTLSVD; translated from the coding sequence ATGGCTAGGAAGGATAAGGGTACCGATGTTGAAGACTCGGACAGTAAGGATGTTACCAACGATTCGCTTTTCAAGGATGAGAGGATTAGGTTTACATTAGGTCTTTTCCTAATCCTTTTGGGCTTTTATATTTTCCTTTCGTTCTTATCATTTCTGTTCACCTGGAAGGTTGATCAAAGCATTGAGTGGGTTTCAATATTCTCATCAACTGAACAAAAGATTGGTAACTGGGGTGGAAAACTTGGCGCTTCGCTTTCGAACCAGTTTATAAATCATTGGTTTGGCATAACAGCCTTGGCATTCCCTTTGATTTTCATGGTTTTGGGTCTTAAACTGCTTAAGTTCATTAGGGGACGTGTTACAAAATTTATTTTTAAGGTTTTGCTGGGGATACTGGTTGGCTCGCTTACTTTAGGTTTTTTATTCAAGGAACTAGGCGGATACCTAGGGAGTGGACTCGGCGGGGCACATGGTTTATTTGTCTCGGAATGGTTATCGACAGTCATAGGTAAGGTTGGTGCAGCCTTTCTGGTTCTAATAGCACTTATTGCCTATATTATATACGTAATGCCTAAATCGCTTTATCACTTTCAGAGTGGCACCTTCTTCCTGTTCAGTTCTTTGAAAAATTTTGTGGTTAAGGGCAAGCAAAAAGAATCTCAATCCGAAAAGCATGGCGAAGATGAAGTAAAGCAGGCGGCAGCGGTAGTTGTTCCTGTTGATATTTCAGATCAAAGGATAAAAGAAAAGGTTGATGATTTTGATGATACTGCTGAGATTGATGACTTTGACGGTGAACTTGACCTGGACATAAAGGATGAATACGATGACAAGGAGACTAAAACTGTAACTGAATCAACAATTGAGGATAATTTTACCATAGAGCGAAACGAGGAGAAAGAGTTAGCCATATCCGATATTAACGAACAGGAACTTTACGATCCCACGCTTGAACTTTCAAACTATCAAAAACCTTTAATTGAGCTACTGGAGGATTACAAGAATACTGAATCGCCAGTAACCAATGAAATGCTGGTTGAAAACAAGAACAAGATTGTAGAAACCCTTTCGCACTATAAAATTCAGATAGATAAGATTAAGGCTACCATTGGCCCAACTGTTACTCTTTACGAGATTGTTCCTGCCCCAGGTGTTAGGATCAGCAAGATTAAAAGTTTAGAGGATGATATTGCGCTTAGCCTTTCGGCATTGGGAATACGAATAATAGCCCCAATTCCCGGAAAGGGAACAATTGGCATTGAGGTGCCCAACCAAAATCCCGAGATTGTGTCAATGCACTCAATTATCAAGTCGCAAAAGTTCCAGGAGTGTAAATACGATTTGGCAATAGCATTGGGTAAAACCATTTCGAACGAGATTTTTATGCTGGATCTTACCAAACTACCCCACCTGCTTGTTGCAGGTGCAACAGGGCAGGGAAAATCAGTAGGTCTTAACGCAATTATCACCTCGTTACTTTACAAGAAGCATCCAGCTGAAATAAAGTTCGTTCTTGTTGACCCCAAGATGGTAGAGCTAACCCTTTACAACAAGCTCGAACGCCATTTCCTGGCCAAGCTGCCCGATTCTCCTGAGGCCATTATTACCGATACCCAAAAGGTTATTTACACCCTGAACTCGCTAAGCGTTGAGATGGAGGATCGGTATAAGCTTCTAAACCTGGCTAAGGTTCGAACAATAAAGGAGTATAATCAGAAGTTTGTGGCTCGCAGGCTCAATCCCAACAATGGCCATAGGTATTTGCCTTACATAGTGGTTATTATTGATGAGTTTGCCGATTTAATTATGACAGCGGGGCGTGAAATTGAGATGCCCCTTGGGCGCCTTGCCCAAAAGGCACGCGCCATAGGTATTCACCTAATCATTGCTACACAACGTCCATCAACCAACATCATTACGGGGGTTATCAAGGCAAACTTCCCAGCACGTATTGCTTTCAGGGTGTCGTCAATGGTCGATTCACGTACCATTCTCGATACGCCAGGTGCAAATAACCTAATAGGCCGCGGCGATATGTTAGTGTCTGCCGGAAGCGATTTGGTTAGGGTGCAATGTGCCTTTGTTGATATCCCTGAAATTGAGAGGATTACCGATTTTATAGGTAACCAGCCCGGATACCCTAATGCCTATGAGCTACCCGAGTATGTTCCTGAGGGTCAGGATGGCCCAGTTGATGTTGACCTGCGCAGGCGCGATGAACTGTTTGAGGATGCCGCTCGCCTAGTTGTGCAAACCCAGTCGGGTTCAACATCCCTTATCCAACGTAAATTTTCCATTGGGTATAACCGTGCCGGACGCATTATGGATCAGCTGGAGGCTGCAGGAATTGTTGGCCCAGCCGACGGTGGCAAACCCCGACAGGTTTTAATTGTTGACGAGGTGTCTTTGGAACGTATTTTGAACACTTTATCCGTAGATTAG
- a CDS encoding LolA family protein, which translates to MKQILSLLFISSSLTLFSQEVNPDGIVRSFSNKMQGIKSLSATFSFTLENLQERITDTHQGKILAKGKMFYLDLMGMEVFSDGQTKWQYIKEAKEVTISKMNVKENGFLEDPMKLFKDYDKNFKYKYIGQQKSKNRVLHEVDFFPRDLNLPYSSVKLQFDANTLEPYLIRYQGKDGNNYIIQIKNFKSNVPLRDDRFKFDVEKHKGVEVIDMR; encoded by the coding sequence ATGAAACAAATTCTGAGTTTGCTGTTTATTTCATCGTCGCTTACTCTCTTTAGTCAAGAGGTAAACCCCGATGGAATTGTTAGGAGTTTTAGTAACAAAATGCAGGGAATTAAATCGCTTTCCGCAACATTTAGCTTTACACTTGAAAACCTCCAGGAACGCATTACTGATACCCATCAGGGCAAGATACTGGCTAAGGGTAAAATGTTTTACCTCGACCTAATGGGTATGGAAGTATTTTCCGATGGTCAAACCAAATGGCAATACATTAAGGAGGCAAAAGAGGTTACCATTTCAAAGATGAATGTTAAGGAGAATGGCTTTTTGGAAGATCCAATGAAGCTTTTTAAGGATTACGACAAGAACTTCAAGTATAAGTATATAGGGCAGCAGAAATCAAAGAACAGGGTTTTGCATGAGGTTGATTTTTTCCCACGCGACCTGAATTTACCTTACTCATCGGTTAAGTTGCAGTTCGATGCAAACACCCTTGAACCATACCTTATTCGATACCAGGGTAAGGATGGCAATAACTACATCATTCAAATTAAAAACTTCAAATCAAACGTTCCTTTACGTGACGATCGGTTCAAATTTGATGTGGAAAAGCACAAAGGGGTTGAAGTTATTGATATGAGGTAG
- the cysC gene encoding adenylyl-sulfate kinase, with the protein MSYMHPITVWITGLPASGKTTLGKALQGLISQLKIPVVLLDGDEVRKGLCSDLGFSPADRTENIRRVANMAALLNSQGVVTICCFVSPLISMREMARSIVGPKNFFEVFTDAPVEVCQSRDIKGNYSKAINGSLPNFTGISDSYEAPMKPSLRLNTAELSEGEAADILYDHFLRWVDK; encoded by the coding sequence ATGAGTTACATGCATCCTATCACAGTCTGGATAACAGGGTTACCCGCTTCAGGAAAAACAACACTAGGGAAAGCACTACAAGGCCTTATTAGCCAGCTTAAAATTCCTGTGGTGCTGCTCGATGGCGATGAGGTTCGAAAGGGGTTATGTAGCGATTTGGGATTCAGCCCGGCCGATAGAACGGAAAACATACGTAGGGTGGCCAATATGGCAGCATTACTTAATTCACAGGGAGTTGTAACCATCTGTTGTTTCGTTTCACCACTGATATCCATGCGCGAAATGGCAAGGTCAATTGTTGGCCCAAAAAACTTCTTTGAGGTATTTACCGATGCCCCAGTAGAGGTTTGTCAGTCGCGTGATATCAAGGGAAACTACAGCAAAGCAATTAATGGTTCGCTTCCAAACTTCACCGGGATATCCGATAGCTACGAGGCGCCTATGAAACCCAGCTTGCGCTTGAATACTGCCGAATTAAGTGAGGGTGAAGCTGCTGACATTCTCTACGACCATTTCCTGCGATGGGTTGATAAATAA
- the cysD gene encoding sulfate adenylyltransferase subunit CysD: MSNKVPINHLRELESEGVFVIREVVSQFENPVMLFSGGKDSIVMFHLARKAFYPAKVPFPLMHIDTGHNFQETLDFRDWLVQETGVQLIVRYVQDSIDKGRVVEETGYNASRNKLQTVTLLDAIEELKIDCAMGGGRRDEEKARAKERFFSHRDEFGQWDPKNQRPELWNLFNGRKNMGEHFRVFPISNWTEMDVWQYILMENIALPSLYFSHEREVFERDGVLYAKTPFLKMKDTEKAEKRIVRFRTIGDATCTGAIESVASSVEDIIREVAATRVTERGGRADDKRSEAAMEDRKIEGYF, translated from the coding sequence ATGAGTAATAAAGTGCCAATTAACCACTTACGCGAACTTGAATCGGAAGGAGTGTTTGTTATTCGCGAGGTGGTTTCACAGTTTGAAAACCCTGTGATGCTTTTCAGCGGCGGAAAGGATTCCATAGTGATGTTTCATCTAGCCCGCAAGGCTTTTTATCCCGCAAAGGTTCCCTTCCCCCTAATGCACATCGATACCGGCCATAACTTTCAGGAAACACTCGATTTTCGGGATTGGTTGGTGCAGGAAACCGGAGTGCAGCTAATTGTAAGATACGTGCAGGACTCCATTGATAAGGGTAGGGTAGTAGAGGAAACCGGTTACAATGCCAGCCGAAACAAGTTGCAAACCGTTACCCTGCTCGATGCCATTGAGGAATTAAAAATAGATTGTGCCATGGGAGGTGGTCGTCGCGATGAGGAAAAGGCAAGGGCTAAGGAGCGTTTCTTCTCGCATCGCGATGAGTTTGGTCAGTGGGATCCCAAAAACCAACGCCCTGAGCTCTGGAACCTTTTTAATGGCCGCAAGAATATGGGTGAGCATTTTAGGGTATTCCCAATTAGTAACTGGACCGAGATGGATGTATGGCAATATATACTAATGGAAAATATTGCTTTACCCTCGCTATACTTCTCGCACGAACGTGAGGTTTTTGAGCGCGATGGTGTGCTTTATGCCAAAACTCCCTTCTTAAAGATGAAGGATACCGAAAAAGCCGAAAAACGGATTGTTCGTTTCCGTACCATTGGCGATGCCACTTGCACAGGTGCTATTGAGTCGGTTGCAAGTAGCGTTGAGGATATTATTCGTGAGGTGGCTGCAACGCGAGTAACTGAACGTGGCGGACGTGCTGACGATAAACGCTCCGAGGCAGCTATGGAGGATCGCAAAATTGAAGGTTATTTTTAG
- a CDS encoding sulfate adenylyltransferase subunit 1, with the protein MEDKVIERSYLDMELLRFTTAGSVDDGKSTLIGRLLYDSKAIFQDQLEAIERASIKKGEEYINLALLTDGLRAEREQGITIDVAYRYFHTPKRKFIIADTPGHVQYTRNMVTGASTANAAVILVDARHGVIEQTIRHAYIASLLRIPHVIVCVNKMDLVDFKQDVFDSIQQKFHEFATHLDLHDVRFIPISALLGDNVVDRSKNMDWYQGPTLMYLLENLYISNDYNQLDARFPVQYVIRPQSIEFHDYRGYAGRMASGTFRVGDRVKVLPSGFTTTIKGIDFWTDHLDSITAPQSGTIILEDDLDVSRGCMIIPEENGIKQGQDVELMICWLGDKPMVPGGKYALKHTTNDLRCMVKEVKYKVNINTLEKDYNDKSVGMNDIACITIRTTKPLFYDSYRQNRVTGSLILIDEATNVTVGAGMIV; encoded by the coding sequence ATGGAAGATAAAGTAATTGAACGTTCATACCTAGATATGGAGCTTTTGCGGTTTACTACTGCTGGCAGTGTTGACGATGGCAAAAGCACTCTGATTGGACGACTACTATACGATTCAAAGGCAATCTTTCAGGATCAGCTGGAAGCAATTGAACGGGCAAGTATAAAGAAAGGCGAAGAGTATATCAATCTTGCCTTACTAACCGATGGTCTGCGCGCCGAGCGCGAGCAGGGTATAACCATTGATGTGGCATACCGTTATTTCCATACCCCCAAGCGCAAGTTCATTATTGCCGATACTCCGGGTCACGTACAGTATACCCGCAACATGGTAACCGGTGCCTCAACTGCAAATGCAGCCGTTATCCTGGTTGATGCCCGCCATGGCGTGATTGAACAAACCATCCGTCATGCTTACATTGCCTCGCTTCTCCGTATTCCTCACGTGATAGTATGCGTGAATAAAATGGATTTAGTTGATTTTAAGCAGGATGTTTTTGATAGTATTCAGCAGAAGTTCCATGAATTTGCAACGCATCTCGATTTGCACGATGTCCGATTCATTCCCATTAGCGCTCTTCTGGGCGATAATGTGGTTGATCGTTCCAAGAATATGGATTGGTATCAAGGCCCTACACTGATGTATCTGCTTGAGAACCTGTATATTTCAAATGATTATAATCAGCTCGATGCTCGATTCCCTGTTCAGTATGTTATTCGTCCACAATCCATTGAGTTCCACGATTACAGGGGTTATGCCGGACGTATGGCAAGTGGTACATTTAGGGTTGGTGATAGGGTAAAAGTTTTACCCTCGGGCTTTACCACTACCATCAAGGGTATCGACTTTTGGACTGATCATCTTGATTCAATTACCGCTCCGCAATCCGGAACAATTATTTTGGAGGACGATTTGGACGTATCCAGAGGGTGTATGATTATTCCTGAGGAGAATGGCATTAAGCAGGGGCAGGATGTTGAACTAATGATATGCTGGTTAGGCGATAAACCCATGGTTCCCGGTGGTAAGTATGCCCTGAAGCACACCACTAACGATTTGCGCTGCATGGTCAAGGAGGTGAAGTACAAGGTAAACATCAACACCCTGGAAAAGGATTACAACGACAAATCGGTAGGGATGAATGATATTGCTTGCATTACCATTCGCACAACCAAACCATTGTTTTACGACTCGTACCGCCAGAACCGTGTTACAGGAAGTTTGATACTTATTGATGAAGCCACTAATGTAACAGTAGGTGCCGGAATGATAGTTTAG
- a CDS encoding NUDIX domain-containing protein, with protein sequence MYTYEYPRMLVTVDAVIFKVDINYKPTHLLLIERGNEPYKGHFALPGGFPEIKELLVDAAARELFEETGIAGVELKQIGAFDDIDRDPRDRNIAIAFWGVVNDDKISPTAGDDAAKAQWFPLDNLPPLAFDHSKIVKAARGCLKRGFPEQ encoded by the coding sequence ATGTATACCTACGAGTACCCCCGAATGCTTGTCACGGTCGATGCCGTAATTTTCAAGGTCGATATAAACTATAAGCCAACCCACCTTCTACTCATTGAACGTGGCAACGAACCCTACAAGGGACATTTCGCTTTACCTGGAGGCTTCCCCGAAATTAAGGAACTACTAGTTGATGCCGCAGCTCGTGAGCTATTTGAGGAAACCGGGATTGCTGGGGTTGAGCTAAAACAGATTGGTGCATTCGATGATATTGATAGAGACCCACGCGATAGAAACATTGCCATTGCCTTTTGGGGAGTGGTAAACGATGATAAAATTAGTCCGACTGCTGGCGATGACGCTGCAAAAGCCCAATGGTTTCCGCTTGATAATCTTCCCCCGCTGGCATTCGACCATTCAAAAATAGTTAAGGCAGCTCGTGGCTGCCTTAAGAGAGGTTTTCCAGAACAGTAA
- a CDS encoding C40 family peptidase, which produces MLGLAAKSLVPVRKEPNETTEMVNQLLFGEKVTILENFKQWYRIESTLDSYPGWVDSRLIDIVADTSSEKELTNFSVLSSLAEAIKVDDNSRYLLSPGSILYGYSGKKFHLNGSNFELTANIPSLPTNPLDHIIKTAQAFINTPYLWGGKSIFGIDCSGLVQVCFRTAGVFLPRDAWQQVQNGQTVEFVDHAQPGDIAFFDNEEGHIIHVGILINPNEIVHSSGYVRIDKFDHQGIYNSQLGIYTHKLRIIKRVL; this is translated from the coding sequence ATGCTGGGATTGGCAGCTAAAAGCTTGGTTCCGGTTCGCAAGGAACCCAATGAAACCACTGAGATGGTTAACCAACTACTTTTTGGCGAAAAGGTTACAATTCTTGAGAATTTTAAGCAATGGTATAGAATTGAAAGCACCCTTGACAGCTACCCGGGATGGGTGGACTCCAGGCTAATTGATATTGTAGCAGACACTAGCAGCGAAAAGGAACTTACCAACTTTTCGGTTCTCTCATCACTGGCCGAGGCCATAAAGGTAGATGATAACTCAAGGTATTTACTTAGTCCGGGATCGATTCTTTACGGATATTCTGGAAAAAAATTCCACTTAAACGGCTCAAATTTTGAACTTACTGCCAATATTCCCTCTCTGCCCACTAATCCTTTGGATCATATAATCAAAACCGCCCAAGCATTTATAAACACCCCGTACCTATGGGGCGGCAAATCGATTTTCGGCATCGATTGTTCTGGCCTGGTTCAGGTTTGCTTCAGAACTGCCGGGGTATTCCTCCCACGCGATGCGTGGCAACAGGTTCAAAACGGCCAAACTGTTGAGTTTGTCGACCATGCCCAACCCGGCGATATTGCTTTCTTCGATAACGAAGAGGGACACATTATCCATGTTGGTATTCTAATCAATCCCAATGAAATAGTACATAGCTCCGGTTACGTTCGAATTGATAAATTTGACCATCAAGGGATTTACAACTCACAACTGGGCATATACACCCACAAGCTTAGGATTATTAAGCGAGTACTATAA